From Streptomyces chrestomyceticus JCM 4735, one genomic window encodes:
- a CDS encoding aldehyde dehydrogenase family protein — protein sequence MSASETIHVDGVWRSAVSGATREILDPADAKTLEVVAEGGVEDADAAVEAARRAFDGGAGAWPRTLVAERAALLRRVADLLQRDREKIALIESRDTGKTLEEGRVDVDDVTNAFRYFADLVINESGGRVVDAGSPDVHSVVVHEPVGVCAMITPWNYPLLQASWKIAPALAAGNTFVIKPSEVTPLSTVYLVKLLVEAGLPAGVANIVTGAGLPVGQRLAEHPDVDLFSFTGGLVSGTKAGAAAVAGAKKIALELGGKNPNVVFADSCATDEGFDTAVDQALNAAFAHSGQVCSAGARLIIEESVRDRFVAELARRAEKIKLGRGTEEGVECGPLVSQQQLEKVEAYVASALQEGAQLRCGGRRPEPSDVRPATGYFYSPTVLDGCHRDMKVIREETFGPILTVETFTTEDEAVALANDTEYGLAGAVWSADTACARRVAARLRHGTIWINDFHPYLPQAEWGGFGKSGIGRELGPAGLDEYRESKHVYENLRPEPVRWFAG from the coding sequence GTGTCGGCAAGCGAGACGATTCACGTAGACGGGGTGTGGCGCTCCGCCGTATCCGGCGCCACGCGGGAGATCCTGGACCCCGCCGATGCGAAGACGCTCGAAGTCGTCGCCGAGGGCGGCGTCGAGGACGCCGACGCGGCGGTCGAGGCGGCGCGTCGCGCGTTCGACGGCGGGGCGGGTGCGTGGCCCCGCACCCTCGTCGCGGAGCGGGCCGCACTGCTGCGGCGGGTCGCGGACCTGCTCCAGCGGGACCGCGAGAAGATCGCCCTCATCGAGAGCCGGGACACCGGCAAGACCCTCGAAGAGGGCCGGGTCGACGTGGACGACGTCACCAACGCCTTCCGGTACTTCGCGGACCTGGTGATCAACGAGAGCGGCGGCCGGGTCGTGGACGCGGGCAGTCCCGACGTGCACAGCGTTGTCGTGCACGAGCCGGTCGGCGTCTGCGCGATGATCACGCCGTGGAACTACCCGCTGCTCCAGGCGAGTTGGAAGATCGCCCCGGCGCTCGCCGCGGGCAACACCTTCGTCATCAAGCCGAGTGAGGTCACGCCGCTCTCGACGGTGTATCTCGTCAAGCTGCTGGTCGAGGCCGGGCTGCCGGCCGGCGTCGCCAACATCGTCACCGGCGCGGGCCTGCCGGTCGGCCAGCGGCTGGCCGAGCACCCGGACGTGGACCTGTTCTCCTTCACGGGCGGGCTGGTCAGCGGCACGAAGGCCGGTGCGGCCGCCGTCGCGGGCGCCAAGAAGATCGCGCTGGAGCTGGGCGGCAAGAACCCGAACGTCGTCTTCGCCGACTCCTGCGCCACCGACGAGGGCTTCGACACCGCCGTCGACCAGGCGCTGAACGCCGCCTTCGCGCACAGCGGCCAGGTCTGCTCGGCCGGCGCCCGCCTGATCATCGAGGAGTCGGTGCGGGACCGTTTCGTCGCCGAACTGGCCCGCCGCGCCGAGAAGATCAAGCTGGGCCGCGGCACCGAGGAGGGCGTCGAGTGCGGCCCGCTCGTCTCGCAGCAGCAGTTGGAGAAGGTGGAGGCGTACGTGGCCTCCGCCCTTCAGGAGGGCGCGCAGTTGCGGTGCGGCGGACGCCGTCCCGAGCCCAGCGATGTCCGCCCGGCCACCGGCTACTTCTACAGCCCGACCGTCCTGGACGGCTGCCACCGCGACATGAAGGTGATCCGCGAGGAGACCTTCGGCCCGATCCTGACCGTGGAGACGTTCACGACCGAGGACGAGGCCGTCGCGCTGGCCAACGACACCGAGTACGGGCTGGCCGGCGCCGTCTGGTCGGCCGACACCGCCTGCGCCCGCCGGGTCGCCGCCCGTCTGCGGCACGGCACCATCTGGATCAACGACTTCCACCCGTACCTCCCGCAGGCCGAGTGGGGCGGCTTCGGCAAGTCCGGCATCGGCCGGGAACTGGGCCCCGCGGGTCTGGACGAGTACCGCGAGAGCAAGCACGTTTACGAGAACCTCCGGCCGGAACCGGTCCGCTGGTTCGCGGGCTGA